Within Triticum dicoccoides isolate Atlit2015 ecotype Zavitan chromosome 1B, WEW_v2.0, whole genome shotgun sequence, the genomic segment CCACGTCAAGCCAAGCGCACGACACCTCGTGATTCCAGGCCGCGAGCGGTGCGTCGGGGCGGCCGGGATTGGGATTGGACACCGCGCCGCGCGACGCGGAACGACACGGGGAGCACGACGTTTCGCTGCCTGTGGGCCGGCGAGTTTAATGGCGTTTAGCCGGCTGGATTATATATCCGCCGCAATGTGGTTTGAATTGGTCGGCACGGTTGGCTAGGGCCTATGGCCGTGGATTTTGTTCCTTCCATACACGACATCCCTTGATCATCTTCACAATTGCATTTGAGCCTTTGACCAATCAGAGTGATTTCGTCACGGAAGGCTGATCATTCAGCAGAATCCCATAATAATGTAAATATTTGGATGTTGAATCTTTCTCACGGCTCGATATAGAATTTGTTAAGCCAATGATTTTTTTTCCCGTCTTGAGTAACCGCCAAATCTAAGTATCCAACCATGcctaagaaagacgagagttatatCATAAATATCTTTTTCAAATAACTAGTACTCCGGTTTtcagttccgttatatcggcttttTCTCGAGGATAGGAACTCTCATGATCCAGGTCTTGGTGATTAGATTTGGGTGAGATGGTGGAGCATGGGGTTTTTCCTCGAACCAAGGGTTTTGGGTGATGGTGATCTCAGTGACATGCTAAAGCATCTCGATTAGAAGGACCAGGAGTTGGATGACGTGTTTCAGTGCAACGTAGATAAAGCAAAACAAACAGATGACACAATGAATTGCGATTGGGGGCTTGATTATGTAGGACAAGGAGACCTGCTAGGAGTATATGATTTCTCTCTTTATTCATCAAAACTAAGTATTTTAGAGTTTTCATAGAAATCATATTTTTTTATAGCTTTGATGTGTTTGGCATCAACAAATACCATAAACCTCACAGTACTTTAAAACCTGAAGTACTCATGAACCGAATTCAGAAAACCCTGGTTTCCAAAAATTTGAAGTATACTTTTGGTtctctattacaatgttcaaaCCTAGAAACAGAAAAATCACATACAAGATGATAACAGTCGTAAAAAATCGCCGTCGCTGCATCTGTAGAACATCCTTCACCGTTCATGGTATCAATGACCTCTAAATTGTCGGAGTTAATAATGAGACAATTGCATCCCATCCTCTACGCAAGGGACAACTCGTATTGGAGTGCCAAGGCTTCCGCCATTAGGACATCTGCGCATGAGTCTATCTTTCCATTTTCTCTTCAATAAAATTTCCTCTATCATCCCTGAGGACCGCGCCGACAATGCCCTGAGCACATCATAAAAAAACTAAAGTATTCATTGCCAAGGCATCGGACTACTTGAGTTTTAACTACAACAGTTTTAAAAATGGCCACCAAACTGGGCCCAAGTGTTTCATTTTCTATACACCACTGAAGCGCATTACTGCGAACCAACGTGTAATTGGATGGTTGAGAGAATAGTGGTATCTTCAATCCATCGTGGTTCAAATTCTAGACTTTACATTGATGCTCATATTATTCTGGATTTGTTTCAGACTTCCGACGATATTCGTTCGGTGGGAGGAGAAGTTTCCGTCGACTGCGAGGTGTttgtggtgacttcgtaaaatcttaaGATGTTACGTCGGCCGAGTCTCTCGGAGGTGCACACATGATAGAGCGTACATGCATGCATTCATGGAGGTGAGTGTGTGCTTGCGACTTCGATTGTCCTGTGTTAAAAAAAATACCAAGGGGCGCCACTTGCAAAACAAAAATTGTGTTTTCAGATCCAATAGGAATCATGTGTTTCTTTGGCATTCATTGTGTTTCCTACTCTTGCTACCTGCTACTGTACCAGAGAGTCAACTCCTTTGGTTCTTCTACCTCGGAGGGGAGCCAAACTCCATTCAGAATCGCCAAGCCGTAAGCAATGGGCGCCGTCGCTGCTCTCCTCCTAGCCGGTCTACTCGCCGCGCTCACGTACGTGCTTCGCGCGCTCCACTCCATCGTATGGGTCCCGCACCGCCTGGAGCGCCGTCTGCGCCGTCAGGGCATCCGGGGCCCTCCGCGCAGCCTGCTCTCCGGGAACGCGGCCGAATACGTCGCCATGACCAAAGCCGCCCAGTCCAAGCCGCTCGCCTCCTTCCACCACGCCTTCATCGGCCGCGCCGCGCCGCAGTACCGCGAGTGGGCGGCGCGGTACGGCCGCCCGTTCGTGTTCTGGTTCGGGCCCCGGCCGCGGTTGGTGGTCTCCGGCCCGGAGGTCGCGAAGGCCGTGCTGACCGACTCCACGGGGGCCTTCGAGAAGGGTACCACCGGCAGCGGCAACAACCCGCAAGCTCGGCAGCTCATCGGCGAGGGGCTGGTGGGGCTCACCGGGGAGAAGTGGGCGCACCACCGCCGTGTGACCTCGCCCGCCTTCAACATGGAGAGAGTCAAGGTGAGGAGGCGTTTCCTGAATTCGGATTGAAACATAAAATTGACCACTTGTCTTTACAGAACTAGTACAAATTTCCCCATTGCTTTACAGTTTGTAGACTAAAGTCTTGCTAAAATCTTGGTTGCTACGATACAGGCGTAGGGTGTGACATCTCTTTACAGAACTGGAGTACAATTTTTTCCATTGCTTTGAACTTGGTGCTGTTATTGAATAGGCCAGTATGCACGCTTATTTCAAGCAATTCCTTTGTTCTTAAATGCTACTCTTTCTGCTAACTTTGATTTTAACTTCTAGCAATATGTATATGAATGTTTGGAATGAACTTATCTGGATAGTTTAACAAGCATCAAATGGTTGCCTATTGATTGGTAACATTTGTTACTGAAATTCAACCTTTTTGCATGACTGGTTATTTCCCTCACAGTTCGTAGCTGGCAGGAGCTATCAGAATAGTTCGTGACCTGCGGTGTCCATGTTTCTTCTTTCAATTAAAACATGTTGATGTGCAAAAAGCAGTTGTGATGTACATAATGCACTTAATCAGATATGGTATACCACTAAACTCGTTTGGATTTGGTAGGGTTGGATACCAGAAATATCAGCTATCACTTTATCCATGCTGGATAAACGGGAAGTCCAAGGAGAAACTCGAGCAGAGTTTGAGATCGATGTAAATAAAGAATTCCACACTTTGAGTGCGGATGTCATTTCTTGCGTGGCATTTGGAAGTAGCTACGAGGAAGGAAAGCGAATTTTTCAATTGCAAGATGAACAGATACAACTTGTCATACTTGCTATGAGAACCTTCTACTTTCCTGGCTTCAGGTGAGATTGACTCATAGACTTGAAGTTGGGTCACCATTTATTCTCTATCACTTCAGGCAAGATGAACATATTTCTACATTTTTACATCAGAAAATAAAATGTTTGCATCTCTCTCTTGCTACTCATGCTCTTCATTCACAGCTAGGGAAAAAGAATATGACCTCTTTCTCTCTTAGGTATGTGCCGACAAAGAAGAACCGAAGAAGGCATAGCCTAAACAAGGAAATCCGAAATTCCCTGCGCAGATTGATTGAGATAAATCGAAACAAGTGTGAAGATTCCAAAAATTTGCTTGGCTTAATGCTATAAGCCAGCAAAGCTGACAATGAGTTTAAAATGGGAATCGAAGAAATCATTGATGAGTGCAAGACATTTTACTTTGCCGGCAAGGAAACAACTGCAAATTTGTTGACTTGGGCAACGCTTCTGCTGGCATTGAATCAAGAATGGCAACACAAGGCCCGAGATGAAGTCCTTCAAGTGTGTGGCAAGAACGAGCACCCAAACGCGGAAACTCTGAGCAGTCTGAAAATTGTGAGCCTTATTTACTTGAATCAATACTACAGCTTTTCTTATTCTTGACGATATCACCTTACTGGAACATTGTGAATAACACTCTAGCGATGTTGTCATGATATCAGGTTAATATGGTGTTGAAAGAGACCCTCAGGCTGTATCCTCCAGCTCTGTTCGTCAACAGGACAGTCACTAGGGATGTGAAGCTGGGCAAACTTGACATCCCTGCGGGTACGCAGGTCAATCTTCCTattgttgacattcaccatgatgTCGGCATATGGGGAGTTAATGCGGAGGAGTTCGATCCATCGAGGTTTGCAGATGGCAAGAGCTATCACCTTGGTGCATACTTCCCCTTTGGGATTGGCCCTGCCATCTGTGTTGGCCAGAATCTCGCGATGGTCGAGGCAAAGTTGGTGCTTGCAATAGTGCTCCAGCGGTTTGCGTTTGATGTCTCGCCATCCTATGTTCATGCACCAATGATGGTGATGACCCTCCAACCCCAGTATGGTGCTCAACTTCGTATCCGCAAGATCTGAGCCCTCCGTGGCGTTGTATATGTGCCATGTATTTATACCTCCTGTATCAGTGTGGATTGTGATCAACTTGGAAGAGGAGGCTCTGAACTTGTGTGAACTTTGTAATGAAAGTGTGTATGAGTGTGTACGCACGCCGCGCTGATAAAAGGTATATGTTTTTCTCTTGAACTAGcatatatgcccgtgcgttgcaaaggGAAGATAACTTTTTTGCAACAAGCAGCGGGAGAGATAATTGGTGTGTTCATCAAAAACAATCTCCACGATGATGGGCGACAGAGTGAGGAGCTACAGTCTTCTCACGGGTCATGTTCGGCCCGCGAGATCTTGATAGTGGCGTGGTTGGTCGGCGTGGCCGCGACCACCCAACGGGTACCTTTTTTTTCCCTTCCGGGTCCACCTCTGTCTCAGAGTTCTGGTGTGTTCTCATTTGGTTGCTGCGCGCGACCTTCGAGGCACGGTTGCTTCGATCATTTTCTCCCACAACAACGTAATCAGATGGATTGCTAATTGCAGCGCATAAATTATGTTGCATTAGCATAATTAGCGCGTAACCTGAATGTCCCTTCATTATCAGGGTTTATTCTCTTCAATTATTTTCACGCTCATGTGCCCATAAATTTTATTAATTAGAGAAAAACCAATATATTCTATTTTATTAGCATGTGCCCACAATTTCTTTCCATTATAGCCAACCAACATATTGTCTTTTATTGGCACGTGCAAGTTACCTCCAGCAATAATTTGTGGAGTTCCTCGTTCTGCTCATAATTCTCGAGACAACTTCCTTATTCTCACACAATCTCCTTATTTCCAGACAACTTAGAGACATATAAAAACTGGTGTGATTTACTATAAAATTCCAAGATGGGATTGTTCCTATCATAATTGCAAGCTAGCTGAGTTGGTTTTATCCATCGACACAATAGGGAAGGTCCATAGTTCAATCCCCTCGTGCCCTTTATTTTTTGCTGCTCGTCCGTCCGACAGAAAAAGAAATACATGATGGGTCCAGTTTGGCCCACCCAAGGGATAACCGAAAAAACTGGGGAGCTACGTGTGGAATGGGCGGAACAAAATCTAAACGTATATGTTTTCT encodes:
- the LOC119343032 gene encoding cytochrome P450 734A1-like isoform X1 yields the protein MGAVAALLLAGLLAALTYVLRALHSIVWVPHRLERRLRRQGIRGPPRSLLSGNAAEYVAMTKAAQSKPLASFHHAFIGRAAPQYREWAARYGRPFVFWFGPRPRLVVSGPEVAKAVLTDSTGAFEKGTTGSGNNPQARQLIGEGLVGLTGEKWAHHRRVTSPAFNMERVKGWIPEISAITLSMLDKREVQGETRAEFEIDVNKEFHTLSADVISCVAFGSSYEEGKRIFQLQDEQIQLVILAMRTFYFPGFRYVPTKKNRRRHSLNKEIRNSLRRLIEINRNKCEDSKNLLGLML
- the LOC119343032 gene encoding cytochrome P450 734A1-like isoform X2 translates to MGAVAALLLAGLLAALTYVLRALHSIVWVPHRLERRLRRQGIRGPPRSLLSGNAAEYVAMTKAAQSKPLASFHHAFIGRAAPQYREWAARYGRPFVFWFGPRPRLVVSGPEVAKAVLTDSTGAFEKGTTGSGNNPQARQLIGEGLVGLTGEKWAHHRRVTSPAFNMERVKGWIPEISAITLSMLDKREVQGETRAEFEIDVNKEFHTLSADVISCVAFGSSYEEGKRIFQLQDEQIQLVILAMRTFYFPGFR